From the genome of Pelagicoccus sp. SDUM812003, one region includes:
- a CDS encoding ATP-grasp domain-containing protein, with product MTAPRNGLLLLSSGSKAAITRIAKTAAGKRGIALHASDVAENVPSRHFADHFTALPPSCSPRWEATLLDYCSRNRIGLVIPTRHADLPKLAQLRPKLEANGTAVAVSSPETVSLCVNKLETARHLRSIGAPTPETWLKRSLDLQSIALAFPLIAKPSDGAASTIQRIENQAQLSDVPDDWILQPVAHGSEYTVNLYLDRHGEALCAIPHRRLAVESGEVVQARTERIEALIELCRNVARSLPQARGIINIQAFHQPGPETIEIIEINPRIGGGYPLCDAAKGHYIEWLCREYLDGSELSPFDQWTEQLLMMRYRDAIFSL from the coding sequence ATGACCGCCCCCCGCAACGGCCTGCTCCTTCTTTCCTCGGGCAGCAAGGCAGCCATCACGCGCATAGCGAAAACTGCCGCTGGCAAGCGCGGCATCGCCTTGCACGCCAGCGACGTTGCAGAAAACGTGCCCTCCAGACATTTCGCCGACCACTTCACCGCGCTCCCCCCCTCCTGCAGCCCACGCTGGGAAGCGACCCTTCTGGACTACTGCTCTCGAAACCGCATCGGCCTCGTTATCCCAACACGACACGCGGACCTGCCAAAGCTGGCGCAGCTACGCCCGAAGCTGGAAGCCAACGGCACAGCGGTCGCTGTTTCTTCACCCGAAACCGTCTCCCTGTGCGTCAACAAGCTGGAAACCGCTCGCCACCTCCGAAGCATCGGAGCTCCCACGCCAGAAACCTGGCTCAAACGAAGCCTCGACCTTCAATCAATCGCCCTCGCCTTCCCCTTGATCGCCAAGCCGAGCGACGGCGCCGCATCAACCATCCAGCGCATAGAAAACCAAGCCCAACTGAGCGACGTACCCGATGACTGGATACTGCAACCCGTCGCTCACGGGAGCGAATACACCGTCAACCTCTACCTCGATCGCCATGGAGAAGCGCTTTGCGCCATCCCTCATCGGCGGCTCGCTGTCGAGTCTGGCGAAGTGGTCCAAGCCCGCACCGAGCGCATTGAGGCGTTGATCGAACTCTGCCGGAACGTTGCCCGTTCGCTGCCTCAAGCCCGAGGGATCATCAACATTCAAGCCTTTCATCAACCAGGTCCCGAAACGATAGAAATCATCGAGATAAACCCGCGCATCGGCGGCGGCTATCCCCTTTGCGACGCAGCGAAAGGCCACTACATCGAGTGGCTCTGCCGCGAATACCTCGACGGAAGCGAGCTCTCACCCTTCGATCAATGGACCGAGCAGCTGCTCATGATGCGGTACCGCGACGCGATTTTCTCGCTTTAG
- the yidD gene encoding membrane protein insertion efficiency factor YidD, with translation MRVIELASRAIAAVFIFLVRLYQWFLSPLKNALVGPGGGCRFRPTCSSYAITCLRTQPLGKALYLSAWRILRCNPWGGSGYDPVPSRMSYRGDREAKSNVGRSLKDLL, from the coding sequence ATGAGGGTGATTGAGTTGGCAAGTCGGGCGATCGCCGCTGTCTTTATTTTTCTGGTGCGCTTGTACCAGTGGTTCCTATCGCCGCTGAAGAACGCGCTCGTGGGACCTGGAGGCGGGTGCCGGTTTCGTCCCACTTGTTCCAGCTATGCCATCACCTGCTTGCGCACCCAGCCTCTAGGCAAGGCCCTTTATCTCTCGGCTTGGCGAATCCTGCGCTGCAACCCTTGGGGCGGCTCAGGCTACGATCCGGTGCCGAGTCGCATGAGCTACCGCGGGGATCGGGAAGCGAAATCGAACGTCGGCAGGAGCCTGAAGGATCTGCTGTAG
- a CDS encoding SufE family protein has protein sequence MSIEDKKNALVDELMPFEDHFERFAYIIDRAKSQPPLADEYKIDAFLIEGCLSRLWVYPEFKDGKCYFHTDSDAAITKGTSTLLCSLYSDERPEDIIALEPDFLAEVGVTQHLSPNRRNGLTNVRTRIKSYAELCLKNAETQ, from the coding sequence ATGAGTATTGAAGACAAGAAGAACGCGTTGGTGGATGAGCTCATGCCGTTCGAAGACCACTTCGAGCGCTTTGCGTACATCATCGATCGGGCTAAGTCTCAGCCGCCCTTGGCGGACGAGTATAAAATCGACGCGTTTCTGATCGAGGGCTGTCTCTCCCGGCTCTGGGTCTATCCGGAGTTCAAGGATGGCAAGTGCTACTTCCACACCGATTCCGATGCGGCGATCACCAAGGGAACGTCCACCCTGCTCTGCAGTCTATACAGCGATGAGCGACCGGAGGACATCATCGCTCTGGAACCGGATTTTCTGGCGGAAGTCGGGGTGACGCAGCACTTGTCGCCAAACCGCCGCAACGGGTTGACCAACGTGCGTACCCGTATAAAATCTTATGCGGAACTTTGCTTGAAAAACGCTGAAACGCAGTAG
- the dcd gene encoding dCTP deaminase, whose amino-acid sequence MILSDKAILQAMEAGDIVVEPFDRSALGTNSYDVHLSKHLATYTDEILDARQHNKIAHFEMPEDGYVLRPGTVYLGSTLEYTETHKHVPFLEGKSSVGRLGIDIHATAGKGDVGFCNHWTLEISVAQPVRVYPGMPIGQLIYFGVDGDVETFYNKKASAKYNKRSPLPMESMMWRNSF is encoded by the coding sequence ATGATTCTGTCAGACAAAGCGATCCTCCAAGCCATGGAAGCGGGCGATATCGTCGTCGAGCCTTTCGACCGGTCCGCCCTCGGCACCAACAGCTACGACGTGCACCTGAGCAAGCATCTCGCCACCTATACTGACGAGATTCTCGACGCCCGGCAGCACAATAAGATCGCCCACTTCGAAATGCCAGAGGATGGCTATGTACTGCGGCCCGGCACCGTCTACCTCGGCTCCACCCTCGAGTACACCGAAACCCATAAGCACGTGCCTTTCCTGGAAGGGAAAAGCAGCGTCGGGCGCCTCGGGATCGACATCCATGCCACCGCTGGCAAAGGCGACGTCGGTTTCTGCAACCATTGGACGCTTGAAATCTCAGTCGCCCAGCCAGTGCGCGTCTATCCAGGCATGCCCATTGGACAGCTCATCTACTTTGGCGTGGATGGCGATGTGGAAACCTTCTACAACAAGAAGGCCTCCGCGAAGTACAACAAACGCAGTCCTCTCCCCATGGAATCCATGATGTGGAGAAACTCGTTCTAG
- a CDS encoding class I SAM-dependent RNA methyltransferase — translation MSGNQTPEKRTPKNFRPDPYQYHEEIELEIETLTNMGQGLGRHDGWVIMVRFALPGERVKVRIYRNDKNFSEADLIDVLRPSPHRVAAPCPVFTECGGCQYQNFDYPTQLEWKTKQVQELLWHMARIKHDVLPAIPSPKQYAYRSKLTPHFEKPRRDGKVTVGFLKAGSRFNYVEIDRCPLVSDEMNAALSRLKAETQARQDRKPFKKGGTLLIREHLDGVTTDPKAIIREQVGDVIFSFPAGEFFQNNPSILESFTRYVSGKAAESGATHLVDAYCGSGLFCLTAAKRFKEAVGIEVSEHSVQYAVKNAEANQLDNARFVVGDAASIFSQIDFPGSDSAVIIDPPRKGSNEDFLSQLIAFGPRTVVYVSCNPATQMRDLRTLIDGGYQVAEVQPFDLFPQTKHLECVVTLSKS, via the coding sequence ATGAGCGGAAATCAAACTCCAGAGAAGCGCACGCCTAAGAACTTCCGGCCAGACCCCTACCAATACCACGAAGAGATCGAGCTGGAGATTGAGACGCTCACCAACATGGGACAAGGGCTCGGCCGCCACGACGGCTGGGTGATCATGGTCCGCTTCGCTCTGCCGGGCGAACGGGTGAAGGTCCGCATCTACCGCAATGACAAGAACTTCTCCGAAGCGGACCTGATCGACGTGCTGCGCCCCTCGCCCCACCGCGTCGCGGCGCCCTGCCCGGTTTTTACGGAATGCGGCGGCTGCCAATACCAGAATTTCGACTACCCGACTCAGCTGGAGTGGAAAACCAAGCAGGTGCAGGAGCTGCTCTGGCACATGGCCCGCATCAAGCACGATGTCCTGCCGGCCATTCCCTCCCCCAAGCAGTACGCCTACCGCTCCAAGCTGACCCCTCACTTCGAAAAGCCGCGCCGCGACGGCAAGGTGACCGTCGGCTTCCTCAAGGCCGGCTCCCGCTTCAACTACGTGGAAATCGACCGCTGCCCTCTGGTGAGCGACGAGATGAACGCCGCCCTGAGCCGCCTGAAGGCGGAAACCCAGGCCCGACAGGACCGCAAGCCCTTCAAGAAAGGCGGCACCCTGCTCATCCGCGAACACCTCGACGGCGTCACCACCGACCCCAAAGCCATCATTCGCGAACAGGTGGGCGACGTGATCTTCTCCTTCCCCGCAGGCGAATTCTTCCAGAACAACCCAAGCATCCTGGAGAGCTTCACCCGCTACGTCTCGGGCAAGGCCGCCGAAAGCGGGGCCACCCATCTCGTGGACGCCTATTGCGGCAGCGGCCTTTTTTGCCTCACCGCCGCCAAGCGCTTCAAGGAGGCGGTCGGCATCGAAGTCTCCGAGCACTCGGTCCAGTACGCGGTGAAGAACGCCGAGGCGAACCAGCTCGACAACGCCCGCTTCGTGGTGGGCGACGCCGCCTCCATCTTTTCCCAAATCGACTTTCCCGGCAGCGACTCCGCAGTGATCATCGACCCGCCGCGCAAGGGCTCCAACGAGGACTTTCTCAGCCAGCTGATCGCCTTCGGACCGAGGACCGTGGTCTACGTTTCCTGCAACCCTGCCACCCAGATGCGCGATCTTCGCACGCTGATCGATGGCGGGTATCAGGTCGCGGAGGTGCAGCCTTTCGACCTGTTTCCCCAAACCAAGCACCTGGAGTGCGTGGTCACGCTCAGCAAATCCTAA
- a CDS encoding GNAT family N-acetyltransferase, with translation MASIREATHDDLPYLVELNKICFPAMAEENVVWTIPQLSNHLRLFPQGQLVAEEDGKILGAVSSLIVDLGADAYRQHTYAGITDGGFFHNHNPEGDSLYGADVYVHPEARGKGIGHLLYQARRDLCKRLNLRRIIAGGRIHGFADHKDKLTPDAYIREVENGAIKDLVLSFQLREGFIVRGVLKNYIQDPKSLNHATFLEWLNPDYQPVEKDDRKVRVSCVQYQVRGINSFNAFAEQVEYFVETASDYRSDFVVFPEFFSVQLLSQKPLRQLPSVEGIRKLSEMTKPFMELMSRLAQDYGLHIVAGSHPMEIDGTLQNVCPIFFPDGSNTLQPKLHITPSEKRYWGISGGNDLRVISTPKARVGVLICYDSEFPEAARHLADQGAEIIFVPYCTDDRHGFLRVRYCSQARAIENQVYVVTAGIIGNLPNVPAMDIHYGRAAVFSPSDFEFARDGIQAEADSNVEMLLVTDLDINDLYRSRAAGSVTPRLDRRNDLFQFSTSLKSDRSSRSLDDRPPMDLPI, from the coding sequence ATGGCATCCATTCGCGAAGCAACCCACGACGACCTTCCCTACCTTGTAGAGCTCAACAAGATCTGTTTTCCCGCCATGGCGGAGGAAAACGTCGTCTGGACCATTCCGCAGCTTTCCAACCACCTCCGACTCTTTCCTCAAGGACAGCTCGTCGCTGAGGAAGACGGAAAAATACTCGGCGCCGTATCCAGCTTGATCGTCGACCTAGGGGCGGACGCGTATCGACAGCATACTTACGCCGGAATCACCGACGGCGGCTTTTTCCACAATCACAACCCAGAGGGTGACAGCCTCTACGGGGCGGACGTCTACGTGCATCCGGAGGCGCGAGGAAAAGGCATCGGACACCTGCTCTACCAGGCGCGACGCGACCTTTGCAAACGCCTAAACCTGCGACGCATCATCGCGGGCGGGCGCATTCACGGTTTCGCTGATCACAAAGACAAGCTCACCCCAGACGCTTACATCCGAGAGGTCGAAAACGGTGCCATCAAAGACCTCGTGCTCAGTTTTCAACTACGTGAAGGGTTTATCGTTAGAGGCGTACTGAAAAACTACATACAAGATCCCAAAAGCCTCAATCATGCCACTTTCCTCGAATGGCTCAACCCAGACTACCAGCCCGTCGAAAAGGACGATCGCAAGGTACGCGTCTCCTGCGTGCAGTACCAGGTGAGAGGCATCAACTCCTTCAACGCCTTCGCGGAGCAAGTGGAGTACTTCGTGGAAACCGCCTCCGACTACCGCTCCGATTTCGTGGTCTTTCCGGAGTTCTTTTCCGTGCAGCTGCTCTCGCAAAAGCCGCTGCGCCAGCTTCCTTCGGTAGAGGGCATTCGCAAACTCTCGGAGATGACCAAGCCGTTCATGGAACTGATGAGCAGACTGGCTCAGGACTACGGTCTGCACATCGTAGCGGGCAGCCATCCCATGGAGATCGACGGCACCTTGCAGAACGTTTGCCCGATCTTCTTCCCGGATGGCAGCAACACCTTGCAGCCCAAGCTTCACATCACCCCGTCCGAAAAGCGGTATTGGGGCATCTCCGGCGGAAACGACCTACGCGTCATCTCCACCCCTAAAGCCAGGGTCGGCGTGCTGATCTGCTACGATTCCGAATTCCCCGAGGCGGCTCGGCATCTGGCCGATCAAGGCGCCGAGATCATCTTCGTGCCCTACTGCACGGACGATCGACACGGCTTTCTGCGGGTGCGCTACTGCAGCCAGGCCCGGGCCATCGAAAATCAGGTCTACGTGGTCACCGCTGGCATCATCGGCAACCTGCCCAACGTGCCGGCGATGGATATCCACTACGGTAGAGCGGCGGTCTTCAGCCCCAGCGATTTCGAATTCGCCCGCGACGGCATCCAGGCCGAAGCGGATTCCAACGTGGAAATGCTGCTGGTGACGGATCTCGACATAAACGACCTGTACCGCAGCCGGGCCGCAGGCAGCGTGACGCCTCGCCTCGATCGGCGAAACGATCTCTTCCAATTCTCCACCAGCCTGAAGTCCGATCGCTCCAGTCGATCGCTCGACGATCGCCCTCCCATGGACCTGCCGATTTAG
- a CDS encoding bifunctional diaminohydroxyphosphoribosylaminopyrimidine deaminase/5-amino-6-(5-phosphoribosylamino)uracil reductase RibD, with protein METKQQDESFMRAAICEAVKGDVVKTAPNPRVGAIVVERGEIVAMGHFEQDGGPHAERKAFDALGRKPAEGACLYVTLEPCSTQGRTGACTDAIVESGIRRVVIGAFDPTPDHQGNAVAILEQHGIEVVTDVLAMECGAINPQYRGHTTKAR; from the coding sequence ATGGAAACAAAGCAACAGGACGAATCCTTCATGCGAGCGGCTATCTGCGAGGCGGTGAAGGGAGATGTGGTGAAAACCGCTCCCAATCCACGCGTCGGCGCTATCGTGGTCGAGCGAGGGGAGATCGTCGCCATGGGCCATTTCGAGCAGGATGGCGGTCCGCACGCGGAGCGAAAGGCATTCGACGCCCTTGGGCGCAAGCCCGCTGAAGGAGCCTGTCTCTACGTGACCCTGGAGCCCTGTTCCACTCAAGGCCGCACTGGCGCCTGTACGGACGCCATCGTGGAGTCCGGAATTCGCCGAGTGGTCATCGGAGCCTTCGACCCCACGCCGGATCATCAAGGCAACGCCGTCGCCATCCTGGAGCAGCACGGCATCGAGGTGGTGACCGACGTGTTGGCCATGGAGTGCGGAGCGATCAATCCGCAGTACCGCGGCCACACCACCAAGGCCCGCTAG